GCAATCCGGTCGCCTTTATGAATCTTAATCGGCCTAACCCCATAATTAATGAGCTGTGCAAAAATTTCGCCTTCGTTAGCTTCATTATTATAATAATCAGAATCAATTACACCAATGCCATTAGGCAAACTCAAGCTACGCTTGAAAGTATTCGATGAGCGGTTTGCCAGCAGCAAAAACTCGTCTTCTGGCATGTAAGCTTTGACCCCAGTCGGAATAAGAAATGGTTTTAAAACCTGCTCCGCCATTTCATAATCTGGTTCATATAATTGGTGCCCGTTTCTAATTAAACGAAAAATCCGCACAAAATTCAGCCGCCAAATGCTGGGAATCACCATGTCTTTAGCCGCCGCAAAATCATACCCAGCGCTCGCAATTGTCTGCCGCCTAGGCAAAATAATATTTTGATCTTGATACTTAGATACAACTTCAAAGCCACGTAATTTAGTCATTTTATCTCCTTTAAATCAACAAGAACTATTTTACCTTAATCGCAATGATTTATCCTTAATTTGCGTAAGTTCAAAGAATTTATTAAC
This genomic window from Lactobacillus panisapium contains:
- a CDS encoding dUTP diphosphatase, with translation MTKLRGFEVVSKYQDQNIILPRRQTIASAGYDFAAAKDMVIPSIWRLNFVRIFRLIRNGHQLYEPDYEMAEQVLKPFLIPTGVKAYMPEDEFLLLANRSSNTFKRSLSLPNGIGVIDSDYYNNEANEGEIFAQLINYGVRPIKIHKGDRIAQGIFMKYQKADDDLPVSRIRANGFGSTNKED